In Lonchura striata isolate bLonStr1 chromosome 2, bLonStr1.mat, whole genome shotgun sequence, a single genomic region encodes these proteins:
- the AICDA gene encoding single-stranded DNA cytosine deaminase, translated as MDSKCKFSLLFSCSILMQRRLFLYNFRNLRKAKGRRETYLCYVVKRRNSATSCSLDFGYLRNQMGCHVEVLFLRYIAAWDLDPGHCYRITWFTSWSPCYDCSQHIASFLRSYPNLTLRIFMARLYFCEDRKAEPEGLRRLHKAGAQIAIMTFKDFFYCWNTFVENREQTFKGWEGLHENSVHLARKLRRILMPLYEVDDLRDAFKILGL; from the exons TAAATGTAaattctctcttctcttctcctgcAGCATCCTCATGCAAAGGAGACTCTTCCTCTACAACTTCAGGAACCTGCGCAAGGCCAAGGGCCGCCGTGAAACCTACCTGTGCTATGTGGTGAAGCGCCGGAATAGTGCCACCTCCTGCTCCCTGGACTTTGGATACCTGCGCAACCAG ATGGGCTGTCACGTGGAGGTGCTCTTCCTGCGCTACATCGCAGCCTGGGACCTGGACCCGGGACACTGCTACCGAATCACCTGGTTCACCTCCTGGAGCCCCTGCTACgactgctcccagcacatcgCCAGCTTCCTGCGCTCCTACCCCAACCTCACCCTCCGCATCTTCATGGCCCGCCTCTACTTCTGCGAGGACCGCAAGGCAGAGCCCGAGGGGCTGAGGCGCCTGCACAAGGCCGGGGCACAAATTGCCATCATGACCTTCAAAG ATTTCTTCTACTGCTGGAACACATTTGTGGAGAACAGGGAACAGACATTCAAAGGCTGGGAAGGGCTGCATGAAAACTCTGTCCATCTTGCCAGGAAACTTCGACGAATCCTCATG CCACTGTATGAAGTAGATGATTTACGAGATGCCTTTAAAATTCTGGGACTTTGA